In a genomic window of Myxococcales bacterium:
- a CDS encoding class I SAM-dependent methyltransferase, producing the protein MSQRTTGLRAVLSSAAVYQGLQDLLGGRRFQHRLVSEFVQPRPGTRLLDIGCGTAALLEHLAPDVAYHGFDLSERYVAAARRRWGARGQFWQASVADAPRLAGGRFDRATAIGVLHHLDDADARGLVRLAAAALTDDGALVTYDPAITSATSRAARFLIDRDRGQNVRTPAGYAAIVAAGFSAVEVVPVARHLRIPYTGCVIVARGPRRDQTPSQPA; encoded by the coding sequence ATGAGCCAGCGCACCACCGGCCTGCGCGCCGTGCTGTCGAGCGCGGCGGTCTACCAGGGCCTCCAGGACCTGCTCGGCGGCCGCCGGTTCCAGCACCGGCTGGTCAGCGAGTTCGTGCAGCCGCGCCCGGGCACCCGCCTGCTCGACATCGGCTGCGGCACCGCGGCGCTCCTCGAGCACCTCGCGCCCGACGTCGCGTACCACGGCTTCGATCTGAGCGAGCGCTACGTCGCGGCGGCGCGGCGCCGCTGGGGCGCGCGCGGCCAGTTCTGGCAGGCGTCGGTGGCCGACGCGCCGCGGCTGGCCGGCGGCCGGTTCGACCGCGCCACCGCGATCGGCGTGCTGCACCACCTCGACGACGCCGACGCCCGCGGCCTGGTCCGGCTGGCGGCGGCGGCGCTCACCGACGACGGCGCGCTCGTCACCTACGACCCGGCGATCACGTCGGCGACCTCGCGCGCGGCGCGGTTCCTGATCGACCGCGACCGCGGCCAGAACGTGCGCACGCCCGCGGGCTACGCCGCGATCGTCGCCGCCGGGTTCAGCGCGGTCGAGGTCGTGCCGGTCGCGCGCCACCTGCGCATCCCCTACACCGGCTGCGTGATCGTCGCGCGCGGCCCCCGCCGCGATCAGACGCCGAGCCAGCCGGCGTAG
- a CDS encoding acyltransferase has translation MRYRADLDGLRAIAVTAVILDHLGVPGVRGGYVGVDVFFVISGYLITSMIAPAARARRFSIVDFYQRRVRRIAPAFFAMTVASSVAAWFLMPPTDLARYGASVTATSTFSSNVLFWRQEGYFDIAAHGKPMLHTWSLAVEEQFYIVYPLLLAALFRWWPRRVGPWLIALTAASLAACVWTTAAAPRLAFYLMPLRGWELLAGALLALDLVPPATRAWQRQLAATAGLGAIVGAIVGFSSATAFPGVAALIPVAGAALLIYAHAGDDAPATAVGRLLRARPMVFVGAISYSLYLWHWPALVFARSWIGALTPAHLAAVALATLALAVLSWRFVEQPVRRPSTWATRRALFGGLAAATAITISFGVATSATHGWPGRVSAEVRALDHAAADYNHDRPRCHGYDRRPIAYDDKCVYGRAGVAPSVALWGDSMAAELAVALGREADARGRGLLYISYSSCPPAKDLAFADRPGCRAHDREVLARLAASATITTVVLVAQYRRYERLLGPRFVASFGEVATTLTAAGKRVLVVYPIPTPPGRVPTLLARAAMRGQAPTTIAIARAAYDAENRATIAALDQLVAQPGIDAIRIADRLCDATRCAVYADGRVLYFDDRHLSVTGAAFVMPLFRAAVE, from the coding sequence GCTGACCTCGACGGGCTGCGCGCGATCGCGGTGACCGCGGTGATCCTCGACCACCTCGGCGTGCCCGGCGTCCGCGGCGGCTACGTCGGCGTCGACGTGTTCTTCGTCATCTCGGGCTACCTGATCACGTCGATGATCGCGCCGGCCGCGCGCGCGCGCCGGTTCTCGATCGTCGACTTCTACCAGCGCCGCGTCCGCCGCATCGCGCCCGCGTTCTTCGCGATGACCGTGGCCTCGTCGGTGGCCGCGTGGTTCCTGATGCCGCCGACCGATCTGGCCCGCTACGGCGCCAGCGTGACCGCGACCTCGACATTTTCCTCCAACGTCTTGTTCTGGCGTCAGGAGGGCTACTTCGACATCGCCGCGCACGGCAAGCCGATGCTCCACACTTGGTCGCTCGCGGTCGAGGAGCAGTTCTACATCGTCTACCCGCTGCTCCTGGCCGCGCTCTTCCGCTGGTGGCCGCGCCGGGTCGGCCCGTGGCTGATCGCGCTGACGGCGGCGTCGCTGGCGGCGTGCGTCTGGACCACCGCGGCCGCGCCGCGGCTGGCCTTCTACCTGATGCCGCTGCGCGGCTGGGAGCTGCTCGCCGGGGCGCTCCTCGCGCTCGACCTGGTGCCGCCCGCCACCCGCGCGTGGCAGCGGCAGCTCGCGGCGACCGCGGGCCTGGGCGCGATCGTCGGCGCGATCGTCGGCTTCTCGAGCGCGACCGCCTTCCCCGGCGTGGCGGCGCTGATCCCGGTCGCGGGCGCGGCCCTGCTGATCTACGCCCACGCCGGCGACGACGCCCCGGCGACCGCGGTCGGCCGGCTGCTGCGGGCCCGCCCGATGGTCTTCGTCGGCGCGATCTCGTACTCGCTGTACCTGTGGCACTGGCCGGCGCTGGTGTTCGCGCGCTCCTGGATCGGCGCGCTGACGCCGGCGCACCTGGCCGCGGTCGCGCTCGCGACGCTGGCGCTGGCGGTGCTGTCGTGGCGGTTCGTCGAGCAGCCGGTCCGCCGGCCGTCGACCTGGGCCACGCGCCGCGCGCTGTTCGGCGGGCTGGCGGCGGCGACCGCGATCACGATCAGCTTCGGCGTCGCGACGTCGGCGACCCACGGCTGGCCCGGCCGGGTCTCGGCCGAGGTCCGCGCGCTCGACCACGCCGCGGCCGACTACAACCACGATCGCCCGCGCTGCCACGGCTACGATCGCCGGCCGATCGCCTACGACGACAAGTGCGTCTACGGCCGGGCCGGGGTCGCGCCGTCGGTGGCGCTGTGGGGCGACTCGATGGCCGCCGAGCTCGCGGTCGCGCTCGGCCGCGAGGCCGACGCCCGCGGCCGCGGCCTCCTGTACATCAGCTACTCGTCGTGCCCGCCGGCCAAGGATCTGGCGTTCGCCGACCGCCCCGGCTGCCGCGCGCACGACCGCGAGGTCCTGGCGCGGCTGGCGGCGTCGGCGACGATCACCACGGTCGTCCTGGTGGCGCAGTACCGTCGCTACGAACGGCTGCTGGGGCCGCGGTTCGTGGCCAGCTTCGGCGAGGTCGCCACGACCCTGACCGCCGCCGGCAAGCGGGTCCTCGTCGTCTACCCGATCCCGACGCCGCCGGGCCGGGTGCCGACGCTCCTGGCCCGGGCCGCGATGCGCGGCCAGGCGCCGACGACGATCGCCATCGCGCGCGCCGCCTACGACGCCGAGAACCGGGCCACGATCGCCGCGCTCGATCAGCTGGTCGCCCAGCCCGGGATCGACGCGATCCGGATCGCCGACCGCCTGTGCGACGCGACCCGGTGCGCGGTCTACGCCGACGGCCGCGTCCTGTACTTCGACGACCGCCACCTGAGCGTGACCGGCGCGGCCTTCGTGATGCCGCTGTTCCGCGCCGCGGTTGAGTGA